Proteins from a single region of Nomia melanderi isolate GNS246 chromosome 11, iyNomMela1, whole genome shotgun sequence:
- the LOC116434869 gene encoding WD repeat-containing protein 46, whose amino-acid sequence MDRIRKKYRKRPPIDEELLKKHSRGEGVNVQVATSKIKSKIQKQKLERNERVIDHTIKAAARAELLLTEDYGCLEADPGYSTMFYKQKQIAENADITSATKHFTLRLGFGCYRIRYTKNGRHLLLGGRKGHVAALDWVTKNLACEMNVMESVHDVSWLHIETMYAVAQKSWVYVYDNQGIELHCIKQMHNVNRLEFLPYHFLLASASREGYLTWLDTSIGQLVTKPTNTRLGNIHVMTQNPSNAVLCVGDSKGVVSMWSPNSKRPLAKMLCHTQAIRACAVHPHGTYMATSCPAGLLKVWDVRQLSGPVFNYRTRYPVQQLSYSQRGHLAMGMGNVVEIFRPAAEGMRPYLRHRGQGSVTSLHFCPFEDVLGVGTSIGVASLLVPGSGEANYDALESNPFQTKAQRREAEVKALLDKIQPELITMDPVAITEVDVPSLRHKVEEKNKLLFLKPKSIDYKPRRTKAKGKGGTAKVIKNKKILKDRNRKEFINILRKAKSRPDTKKNGPKKNYGVLNRFVSESR is encoded by the exons ATGGACCGTATAA GAAAGAAGTATCGTAAGCGACCACCCATTgatgaggaattattaaaaaagcacAGCAGAGGTGAAGGGGTTAATGTGCAAGTTGCAACATCTAAAATAAAGAGTAAGatacaaaaacaaaaattagaaagaaaCGAGAGAGTCATAGATCATACGATAAAAGCTGCAGCCCGAGCAGAATTATTGCTGACCGAAGATTATGGTTGTCTGGAAGCAGATCCAGGATATTCGACTATGttttataaacagaaacaaattGCAGAAAATGCAGACATAACTAGCGCGACTAAGCATTTTACATTGAGATTAGGTTTTGGTTGTTACCGTATAAGGTACACGAAGAATGGTAGACATTTACTTCTTGGTGGAAGGAAAGGACATGTAGCTGCTTTAGATTGGGTTACAAAAAACTTAGCCTGTGAGATGAATGTAATGGAATCGGTGCACGATGTGTCATGGTTGCACATAGAAACAATGTATGCTGTAGCACAAAAGTCATGGGTATACGTATACGATAATCAAGGCATTGAACTTCATTGTATAAAGCAAATGCATAATGTGAACAGATTAGAGTTTCTGCCTTATCACTTTTTACTTGCCAGTGCTTCCAGAGAGGGTTACTTGACTTGGCTTGATACCTCTATAGGACAACTTGTTACGAAACCTACCAATACCAGATTAGGAAACATACAT GTAATGACTCAAAATCCAAGTAATGCAGTACTTTGCGTGGGTGATTCGAAAGGAGTGGTTTCTATGTGGTCTCCAAACAGTAAGAGGCCATTAGCAAAGATGTTGTGCCATACTCAGGCAATAAGAGCATGTGCGGTTCATCCGCATGGAACTTATATGGCAACTAGCTGTCCAGCCGGCCTTCTAAAGGTTTGGGATGTTAGACAGTTATCAGGTCCAGTGTTCAATTATCGTACACGATATCCTGTACAACAGTTATCTTACAGTCAGCGTGGTCACCTGGCAATGGGAATGGGAAATGTAGTGGAAATTTTTAG ACCTGCGGCCGAAGGAATGAGACCATATTTGAGACACAGAGGACAAGGAAGCGTGACCAGTTTGCACTTTTGTCCATTCGAAGATGTCCTAGGCGTCGGTACGTCGATAGGAGTGGCCTCTCTTCTGGTCCCTGGAAGCGGAGAAGCTAATTACGATGCTCTAGAAAGCAATCCGTTCCAAACCAAGGCTCAAAGACGCGAGGCTGAAGTGAAAGCTCTTCTAGATAAGATTCAACCGGAATTAATTACAATGGATCCAGTTGCCATAACAGAGGTGGATGTGCCTAGTTTGAGGCATAAGGTGGAGGAGAAGAACAAGCTCTTG TTCCTTAAACCAAAAAGTATAGACTATAAACCACGCAGAACAAAAGCTAAAGGAAAGGGTGGCACGgccaaagtaattaaaaataaaaagattctgAAGGACCGTAACCGAAAG gaatttattaacattttgcgAAAAGCGAAGTCACGACCAGACACGAAGAAAAACGGACCGAAAAAGAATTACGGAGTATTGAACAGATTCGTGTCGGAATCTAGATAA